Genomic DNA from Halorussus rarus:
GTCGTAGTGCTGGTCTTCGGACATGGTTCTCGCCTCGCCCTCGGGCGGGAGCGCCAATAGGCGATTCGCTCCGCGGCGGGCCACCGCGGAGTCGGCGCTGCGAGGCTATCGAGCGTGATGCGGCGAGAACGCCGAAAAATAGGTCGCTGGTGGCCGGCTATCCGGCGGTTACTCTCCCGTCGCGGCGGGGCCGACCCCGTCGGTCGGCCGCTCGGTCCGACTCGGGCGGGGTCTGACGGGGCGGCGCGTCAGCCTGCGGACCAGCGGGCGCGCGAGCAGGCCGACGCCGACGCCGGTCGCGGTCGCCGCCGCGACGGCGGGATGCGCGAGCACGAGCAGCGTCAGCGGGAACAGCGCGGCGAAGCCGGCGAGCACGGCGAGGCCGTCCGTCGGGTGCGGTGCGGGTCCTGTGCGGGCTGGGCGGGTCGATGCGTGCGGACTGGAGCTATCGTACATTGGCGGGGGTGTGCGTCGTCGGTCTGCGGGCCGGACGTCTGTGTCGGGAGCCCCGCCACGGGCGTACACGGCGTGTACTCCGGTGACCGGGCCGTCTGTCAGGGGCGTTCGTTCAGCACCATGGACTCGTACTGTACTGACGTGTCGACATTATAACTTTTCAACACCTGGTAGCAAGTGGCAAGCTAGTCCGTAGCACGCGACGTCGGCAGAGACGGCTCTTTGCGAACGCACGCCAGCGCTCTGAGTGACGTCGCCCTCAGCGTTTGATATAGCAAATATAAATTTATCCGCGGATTTAGACGGAAGAGCAGTAACTACAGCACGGCCGTTCAGACGCTCGCGACGCGAGAAAAAACGGCGGTCAGCCGAGGACGTAGCGCAGCCGGGGGTACTTCTCGACCAGGGCCCGGCCGCCGAGGTCGTACTGCTCGATGATGGCGTCCAGCCCGAGGATGCGGCCCGCGCCGAACGCCGCGACCGCGAGGAACACCAGCATGTACGCGAAGTCCCCGTTGATGAGGCCGTGGGCGACGTCCCAGTTGCTGAAGTAGAACATCAGCATCATGAACGCGCCGAAGAACGCCGCCAGGCGGGTGAACGCGCCCACCAGCAGCGCGAGCCCGATGAGGAGCTCGCCCCACGGGACGGCGACGCTGAGGAAGTCGGCGAACCACGCCGTGCTGCCCATCCAGTGGAACAGGTCCACCAGCGGGCTGGCCGCCGGGACCGCGTTCATGAGATAGCCGGTCGCGCTGAACGGCTCGGCCGCCGTGATCTTGTCCCAGCCCGAGTAGAGGAACGCGTAGCCCATCATGAGCCGCAGGGCCAGCACGAACCACGCGCTCAGGCTGTGGGCCTTGCCGTGGACCGTGACGCCGCCGATCGTGCTCTCGAACTCGTTCGCTCCGGTGTTGATTTCGTTAGTAGCCATCGTCGTTCACCTTACAGTTGAACAGACGCTCCGGTAGGGGATATAAACGGAGAGTGATTCCCAGATTCGGAGAAACGTAAGCCCGACGGCGAATACGTTCGGTCAGTCGGCGTTCACCGGGCAGGACTCCTCGGCGTACTCGACCTGCGCGACCGAGTCGATGGGGTCGTCGCCGCAGACCGGGCAGTCCGGATTCTGCCGGAACTCGACCTCCTCGAAGCTCATGTCCATCGCGTCGTAGAACACCATCCGGCCGTCGAGCACCTCGCCCGCGCCGAGCAGGTGCTTGACCGTCTCGGTGGCCTGGATGCAGCCGACCGTGCCGGGAAGCACCCCGAGGACGCCCGTGCTCGCGCAGTCGGCGACCATCCCCTCGGGCGGCGCCTCGGGGAACAGACACCGGTAGCACGGCCCCTCCGTGGTGAACGTCGTGACCTGCCCTTCGAACTTGTAGATGGCGCCGTGGGAGAACGGCGTCCCCGAGAGCGTGCAGGCGTCGTTGACGAGGTAGCGCGTCCGGAAGTTGTCGGTCGCGTCGACCACGAAGTCGTAGTCGGCGATCAGGTCCTCGACGTTGTCGGGATCGACCCGGACCTGGTGGGTTCGGACCGTCACGTCGGGGTTGAGGTCGGCCACAAAGTCGGCCGCCGACTCGACCTTCGGCCGCCCCACGTCGTCGTTGCCGTGGATTATCTGGCGCTGGAGGTTGCTCAGCTCTACCTCGTCGTCGTCGGCGACGCCCAGCGTCCCCACGCCGGCCGCCGCGAGGTACTGGATGACCGGCGCGCCCAGGCCGCCCGCGCCCACGACCAGCACCGCGGCGTCGAGCAGCGACTGCTGGCCCTCCGGGCCCACCTCGTCCATGATGATGTGCCGCGAGTAGCGGTCGAGCTGGGTCGGGTCGAGCGAGAGACTCATGGCCGGGAGTAGGGCGCTTGCGTGTATAAATCCGTGGTCGCTCCGCGGGACGCGACTCGGTCACTCGGCCGGTTTCGTCGGTGCTTCGACCCGGACATTTCACGTCGCGCTGGTCGGCCTGTCGGCTATCGCGGTGACGCTCGGATAGAAAGACGAGTTCGATTCGGGTGAGAAGTGCAGCCGACTACTTGCCGCGGCCCTTGCCGCTGTTGTTGCTCGGGCGGGTGTGCTCGGTGCCCTTGCCGCGCTG
This window encodes:
- a CDS encoding DoxX family protein — its product is MATNEINTGANEFESTIGGVTVHGKAHSLSAWFVLALRLMMGYAFLYSGWDKITAAEPFSATGYLMNAVPAASPLVDLFHWMGSTAWFADFLSVAVPWGELLIGLALLVGAFTRLAAFFGAFMMLMFYFSNWDVAHGLINGDFAYMLVFLAVAAFGAGRILGLDAIIEQYDLGGRALVEKYPRLRYVLG
- the ubaA gene encoding SAMP-activating enzyme E1; this translates as MSLSLDPTQLDRYSRHIIMDEVGPEGQQSLLDAAVLVVGAGGLGAPVIQYLAAAGVGTLGVADDDEVELSNLQRQIIHGNDDVGRPKVESAADFVADLNPDVTVRTHQVRVDPDNVEDLIADYDFVVDATDNFRTRYLVNDACTLSGTPFSHGAIYKFEGQVTTFTTEGPCYRCLFPEAPPEGMVADCASTGVLGVLPGTVGCIQATETVKHLLGAGEVLDGRMVFYDAMDMSFEEVEFRQNPDCPVCGDDPIDSVAQVEYAEESCPVNAD